In one window of Pseudobdellovibrionaceae bacterium DNA:
- the rho gene encoding transcription termination factor Rho encodes MESEVEAKEPAETGESKERNRPRRAKGESGDQESRGSNRNRRHRGRNGDNKNRNRRGNGGPRNNNQNFDMEEEEVVEAAPPVDLSDIHLTDEEKNDLNSKDLKTKNIQELTDLAEKLKIENAAGLRRQDMVFEILKRAAQLGLDIFGNGVLEIRPDGYGFLRSPDYNYLPGPDDIYVSPSQIRRFGLRTGDTVSGTVRPPKEGERYFALLKVDTLNLEPSDKGKNKILFDNLTPLYPQEKLKLEYSPGEYTTRVVDLMAPLGKGQRALIVAPPRTGKTVLMQNIAKAISTNHPEVKLIVLLIDERPEEVTDMARNVNGEVVSSTFDEPPTRHVQVAEMVIEKAKRLVEHKHDVVILLDSITRLARAYNTVVPTSGKILSGGVDSNALHKPKRFFGAARNIEEGGSLTIIATALVDTGSRMDEVIFEEFKGTGNSEIHLDRKLMEKRIFPCMDINKSGTRKEDLLMDKGDLNRLWILRKVLSPMNVVDSMEFLLDKIKDAKTNADFLKGMSS; translated from the coding sequence ATGGAATCAGAAGTCGAAGCAAAAGAACCTGCCGAAACCGGTGAATCAAAGGAAAGAAATCGTCCACGTAGGGCCAAAGGTGAATCTGGCGATCAAGAGAGCCGGGGCAGTAACCGCAATCGGCGGCACCGGGGTCGAAACGGAGACAATAAAAACAGAAATCGGCGTGGTAACGGTGGTCCCCGTAACAATAATCAAAACTTTGATATGGAAGAAGAAGAGGTGGTCGAGGCCGCACCACCAGTAGATTTAAGTGACATTCACCTCACTGATGAAGAAAAAAACGACCTCAACTCAAAAGATCTAAAAACCAAAAATATCCAAGAGTTAACTGACTTGGCCGAAAAGCTTAAGATCGAGAATGCTGCTGGTTTGCGGCGGCAAGATATGGTTTTTGAGATTCTAAAAAGAGCGGCTCAATTGGGTCTCGATATTTTTGGAAATGGGGTATTGGAAATTCGGCCTGATGGTTACGGATTTCTTCGATCTCCCGATTACAACTATTTGCCAGGACCTGATGACATTTATGTCAGTCCCTCCCAGATTCGTCGATTTGGCCTACGTACTGGTGACACGGTCAGCGGAACAGTGCGTCCGCCCAAAGAGGGCGAACGCTATTTCGCTCTGCTAAAAGTAGATACCCTGAACCTAGAGCCTTCTGATAAGGGCAAAAACAAAATCTTGTTTGATAACCTCACACCCCTGTATCCGCAAGAAAAGCTAAAGCTGGAATACAGCCCGGGTGAATACACCACTCGGGTGGTGGATTTAATGGCCCCATTGGGTAAGGGGCAACGGGCTCTCATCGTCGCTCCGCCAAGAACGGGTAAAACCGTTTTAATGCAAAACATTGCAAAGGCCATTTCAACAAACCATCCAGAAGTGAAGTTAATTGTTTTACTTATTGATGAGCGTCCGGAAGAAGTGACGGATATGGCTCGAAACGTAAATGGTGAAGTGGTGAGCTCTACATTTGATGAGCCACCCACTCGTCACGTTCAGGTGGCTGAGATGGTCATTGAAAAAGCAAAACGCCTTGTGGAGCATAAGCACGATGTGGTGATTCTGTTAGATTCTATTACTCGATTAGCGCGAGCTTACAATACGGTGGTACCCACTTCAGGTAAAATTCTTTCTGGTGGTGTGGATTCAAATGCACTTCATAAACCAAAACGATTTTTCGGAGCAGCCAGAAACATTGAAGAAGGCGGAAGCCTAACGATCATTGCCACGGCTCTCGTTGATACTGGATCTCGTATGGATGAAGTGATTTTCGAAGAGTTTAAAGGTACGGGTAACTCAGAGATTCATCTTGACCGAAAACTCATGGAAAAAAGAATCTTTCCTTGTATGGACATTAATAAATCAGGAACTCGAAAAGAAGATTTGCTGATGGACAAAGGCGATCTCAATCGACTTTGGATATTACGCAAAGTATTATCCCCAATGAACGTTGTGGATAGTATGGAGTTTTTGCTGGATAAGATTAAGGATGCTAAGACCAACGCAGATTTTCTTAAGGGCATGTCAAGCTAG
- a CDS encoding PilZ domain-containing protein, with product MSVELNQTPAQRLPLTMDVEFRRSYARQGESGVLRNISITGAFLETLEARHLNQDDKLLIRFVVSGRERKVTAQVVWHAENGCGLKFLPSNNRDVQIVDDLMYFVEGSRKSQRSILDNIFKKVS from the coding sequence ATGAGTGTTGAGCTAAACCAAACCCCAGCCCAGCGGCTGCCTTTGACGATGGATGTCGAGTTTCGTCGAAGTTATGCCCGTCAAGGCGAAAGCGGTGTTTTGCGTAATATCAGCATTACCGGCGCCTTTTTGGAAACCCTAGAAGCCCGGCACCTCAATCAAGACGACAAGCTATTGATTCGCTTCGTTGTCAGCGGTCGGGAGCGCAAGGTGACGGCCCAAGTGGTGTGGCATGCTGAGAATGGCTGCGGCCTTAAATTTTTGCCCTCAAATAATCGCGATGTTCAGATCGTCGACGACCTAATGTACTTCGTCGAAGGTTCAAGAAAAAGCCAACGCAGTATCTTGGACAATATCTTTAAGAAGGTTTCCTAA
- a CDS encoding DUF192 domain-containing protein, whose amino-acid sequence MGSALKVLVLFVILLMQPFSTLKGTAAEPSLFGVGKVKIDVHILNVEVAESDKARERGLMERSSLSDTQGMLFVFKDEKVRHFWMKNTYIPLSIGFFDKNKTLVDIQDMEPMNSPMDQKVSRYTSIKPAMYALEVNRGWFKRKNLKIGAKLVILKSSASTN is encoded by the coding sequence ATGGGATCAGCTTTGAAGGTATTGGTTCTTTTTGTCATTTTATTAATGCAGCCTTTTTCAACTCTAAAGGGAACAGCGGCTGAACCCAGTCTGTTTGGTGTAGGCAAAGTAAAGATAGACGTACACATTCTCAATGTGGAGGTGGCCGAGTCGGACAAGGCCCGCGAAAGGGGCCTAATGGAACGATCGAGTCTTTCTGACACCCAGGGAATGCTATTTGTCTTTAAGGATGAGAAAGTCAGACATTTCTGGATGAAAAACACCTACATTCCGCTATCAATAGGATTCTTTGATAAAAATAAAACATTGGTGGACATTCAAGATATGGAGCCCATGAACTCGCCAATGGACCAAAAAGTTTCAAGGTATACGAGTATAAAACCTGCGATGTACGCGTTAGAGGTGAACCGCGGATGGTTCAAACGCAAAAATTTAAAAATTGGCGCCAAGCTGGTTATACTAAAGTCGAGTGCATCCACCAACTGA
- a CDS encoding Ppx/GppA family phosphatase, with the protein MKVAALDLGSNSFLLLLCEVTNHAVTKVFQDEITVTRLAEGVHSNRKFSEAALQRAEACLSSYSKEILKFQPEKVLAFATSAARDVTNKDALFALGEKYGIPIKVIPGEKEADLTFAGATYDKNDLEGVGVIDVGGGSTEIVGTENKGVKGVSVDVGSVRLTELFVGGDPVSASEISKMEAYVIEKFGEKKHLLPKITNIIAVAGTPTTLSTVIQKCDYSDEAINGHVLDLAEVGALRDQLAQMPLNDRKNIVGMDPKRADVIVAGTTILKVICEQLGMGEVIVSSRGVRFGMACLWDQL; encoded by the coding sequence ATGAAGGTTGCAGCCTTAGATTTAGGGTCTAATTCATTTTTACTGCTTTTGTGTGAGGTAACAAATCACGCAGTGACGAAAGTGTTTCAAGATGAAATCACAGTCACTCGATTGGCTGAAGGTGTACACTCAAACCGCAAATTTTCAGAGGCAGCACTTCAAAGGGCTGAAGCTTGTCTTAGTAGTTACAGCAAAGAGATTTTAAAGTTTCAACCGGAAAAGGTATTAGCCTTTGCGACGTCGGCGGCTCGAGACGTGACCAACAAGGATGCACTCTTTGCGCTAGGTGAAAAATACGGGATACCCATCAAAGTGATTCCCGGGGAAAAAGAAGCCGACTTGACCTTCGCAGGTGCTACTTATGATAAGAATGACCTTGAGGGCGTAGGGGTAATAGATGTGGGTGGCGGCTCTACGGAAATAGTGGGTACCGAAAATAAAGGGGTAAAGGGCGTAAGTGTCGATGTGGGAAGTGTTCGCCTTACAGAACTATTTGTCGGCGGTGATCCGGTGAGTGCTTCAGAAATTTCAAAAATGGAAGCTTATGTTATCGAAAAGTTCGGTGAAAAGAAGCACCTGTTGCCAAAAATAACGAATATAATTGCTGTGGCCGGGACACCCACCACTTTGTCCACCGTTATACAGAAATGTGACTACAGTGATGAGGCGATAAACGGACATGTGTTGGATTTAGCCGAAGTCGGGGCCTTGCGTGACCAGCTTGCTCAAATGCCATTGAATGATAGAAAAAACATAGTGGGTATGGATCCGAAAAGGGCAGATGTGATAGTTGCAGGAACAACCATATTAAAGGTCATCTGTGAGCAGTTAGGGATGGGTGAGGTCATTGTCAGCTCTCGTGGAGTACGGTTCGGAATGGCTTGTCTATGGGATCAGCTTTGA
- the gatB gene encoding Asp-tRNA(Asn)/Glu-tRNA(Gln) amidotransferase subunit GatB, translating to MSYGDWEPVIGLEIHAQLLTESKMFSTDSTTFGAGDNVNTSPVSLGLPGALPVVNHRAIDFAIKLGLALRCQIRNKSVFARKNYFYPDLPKGYQISQYDEPICEHGEVEIFIDNEVRRVGVTRAHLEEDAGKSTHHGDHTLINLNRAGIPLLEIVSEPDLRTPAEAAEYARTIRRILRYLEICDGNLEEGSMRCDCNISVRKKGTEKFGTKVELKNINSFRFVEKAIEYEIHRQIDSIEAGGEIMQETRLYDSAKNRTFAMRSKEEAHDYRYFPDPDLLPLELTHEWIEGIRKTLPELPFDRARRFQSFYALPEYDSFVLTAEKETADFYELVAEESKNPKAASNWIMVELMRELKDHNVEISKSPISAKGLAELIQMIDSNAISGKIAKAVFKEMWSSGESPEKIVKAKGMVQITDPKAIEEIVEKTLAASPAQVEQYRSGKDKLFGFFVGQIMKETKGQANPELVNEELKRQLKGD from the coding sequence ATGTCTTACGGTGATTGGGAGCCGGTAATAGGTTTAGAAATCCATGCTCAACTCCTTACAGAGAGCAAAATGTTTTCGACAGACTCGACCACGTTTGGCGCCGGGGATAACGTCAATACGAGTCCAGTGAGTCTGGGGTTGCCAGGTGCGCTGCCAGTGGTGAACCATCGGGCTATAGATTTTGCGATCAAGCTGGGCCTCGCATTGCGGTGTCAAATTCGTAATAAGTCGGTATTTGCTCGGAAAAATTATTTTTATCCCGATCTTCCGAAGGGCTACCAGATATCACAATATGACGAACCGATTTGTGAACATGGTGAAGTGGAAATATTTATCGATAACGAGGTGAGGCGTGTTGGTGTGACAAGGGCCCATCTTGAAGAAGATGCGGGTAAATCAACCCACCACGGTGATCACACACTCATTAACCTTAACCGCGCAGGCATTCCCTTACTAGAGATAGTGTCGGAGCCCGATTTAAGAACTCCGGCCGAGGCGGCAGAATACGCACGAACTATTAGGCGCATATTGAGATATCTAGAAATATGTGATGGCAACCTTGAAGAGGGGTCGATGCGGTGTGATTGCAACATTAGTGTAAGAAAAAAGGGCACCGAAAAATTTGGAACAAAGGTGGAACTAAAAAATATTAACTCTTTTCGATTTGTAGAAAAAGCCATCGAGTATGAGATCCATCGGCAAATCGATAGCATCGAAGCCGGCGGCGAAATTATGCAAGAAACACGACTCTATGATTCGGCAAAAAATAGAACATTTGCCATGCGGTCAAAAGAAGAGGCTCACGATTATCGATATTTCCCCGATCCAGATCTGCTGCCCTTAGAGCTCACCCATGAGTGGATTGAAGGTATTCGCAAAACTTTGCCGGAATTGCCCTTTGATCGGGCGCGAAGGTTTCAGAGTTTTTATGCGTTGCCAGAGTATGACTCCTTCGTTTTAACAGCCGAAAAAGAAACGGCAGACTTCTATGAATTGGTTGCTGAAGAATCTAAAAATCCTAAGGCCGCATCAAACTGGATTATGGTTGAACTCATGAGAGAGCTCAAAGACCATAACGTGGAGATATCAAAATCGCCGATCTCGGCAAAGGGGTTGGCAGAGCTGATTCAAATGATTGATAGCAACGCGATTTCTGGAAAGATTGCTAAAGCCGTTTTTAAAGAAATGTGGTCGTCTGGAGAAAGTCCTGAAAAAATAGTCAAGGCAAAGGGAATGGTGCAGATCACTGACCCGAAAGCCATTGAAGAGATTGTGGAAAAAACACTGGCGGCAAGTCCTGCCCAGGTTGAGCAGTACCGTTCTGGCAAAGATAAACTATTTGGATTTTTTGTGGGCCAGATTATGAAAGAAACTAAGGGTCAGGCCAACCCGGAGTTAGTTAATGAGGAACTTAAAAGGCAGTTGAAAGGAGACTAA
- the gatA gene encoding Asp-tRNA(Asn)/Glu-tRNA(Gln) amidotransferase subunit GatA: MNVLTAGVSELADALKAKTISSKEIVQEYKTQIEKWDAQINAFISLNPLAEKIAEASDEDRSKGSSCGPLAGIPVAIKDLLCTTGLQTTAGSKILEGFVPPYSATVVERLESAGAIVIGKTNLDEFAMGSSTETSYFGPCKNPWNLDCVAGGSSGGSAAAVAAGMAPLAIGTDTGGSIRQPASFCGIVGVKPTYGRVSRYGVVAFASSLDQVGPMTRSVQDSALMLEVISGHDPMDSTTAKQSVPEWSKNLKQQLTGVRVGLPKEYFTDATQPEVMAAVERAIEIVKSSGAEIVEVSLPNTEYAVPIYYLIATSEASSNLARYDGVRFGHRADFSDMPAKDLEDFYCRSRGEGFGSEVKRRIVLGTYSLSSGYYDAYYKKACQVRRVLQQDFMHAFTRCDVLLSPVTTSPAFKMGERIEDPLAMYTNDIFTTSTNLAGLPGMSVPAGFTSAGLPVGVQLTASPFEEQNMLNVAYAIEQSLNLKEQVPDVLR; the protein is encoded by the coding sequence GTGAATGTACTAACGGCAGGCGTGAGTGAATTAGCTGACGCTTTGAAAGCAAAGACAATTTCAAGCAAAGAAATCGTGCAAGAATATAAAACCCAAATTGAAAAGTGGGATGCGCAGATCAATGCGTTCATCTCCTTGAATCCGTTGGCTGAAAAAATAGCTGAGGCCTCTGATGAAGACAGATCCAAGGGTTCCTCTTGTGGACCTTTGGCAGGAATACCCGTTGCAATAAAAGACCTACTTTGCACAACAGGACTCCAGACGACTGCGGGCTCAAAGATTCTCGAAGGATTTGTCCCCCCATATTCGGCCACAGTTGTGGAACGGCTCGAGAGCGCTGGCGCCATAGTTATTGGAAAAACTAACTTGGATGAATTTGCTATGGGATCGAGCACTGAAACCTCGTATTTTGGCCCGTGTAAAAATCCCTGGAACTTGGACTGTGTCGCCGGGGGGTCAAGTGGGGGATCGGCTGCCGCAGTGGCGGCTGGTATGGCACCACTTGCTATAGGCACAGACACTGGCGGGTCTATTCGTCAGCCGGCCAGTTTTTGCGGTATTGTTGGTGTTAAACCGACCTACGGGCGAGTGAGTCGATACGGAGTTGTGGCGTTTGCATCTAGTTTGGATCAAGTGGGACCAATGACTCGGTCGGTTCAAGATTCAGCATTGATGTTAGAGGTTATTTCGGGCCATGACCCTATGGATTCCACGACGGCGAAACAGTCCGTACCGGAGTGGTCGAAAAATTTAAAACAACAATTGACGGGAGTGCGGGTCGGTCTTCCAAAAGAATATTTCACTGATGCCACTCAGCCTGAAGTGATGGCTGCCGTTGAGCGGGCGATTGAAATAGTAAAATCGTCTGGAGCAGAGATCGTAGAGGTTTCACTGCCAAACACAGAATATGCCGTACCCATATATTACTTGATTGCGACAAGTGAGGCCTCGAGTAACCTTGCGAGATACGATGGCGTTAGATTTGGCCATCGGGCGGATTTTTCTGATATGCCGGCAAAAGATTTAGAGGACTTTTATTGTCGAAGTCGGGGCGAGGGGTTTGGCTCAGAGGTAAAAAGACGAATTGTCTTAGGCACCTATTCATTGTCATCAGGATACTATGACGCCTACTATAAGAAAGCCTGTCAGGTTCGACGAGTCTTGCAACAGGATTTTATGCATGCCTTTACACGATGTGATGTGTTGTTAAGTCCGGTGACCACATCACCGGCATTTAAAATGGGTGAAAGAATTGAAGATCCCTTGGCGATGTACACCAATGATATTTTCACTACATCTACAAATTTAGCGGGGCTTCCAGGGATGAGCGTTCCAGCTGGATTTACCAGTGCAGGTCTACCCGTTGGTGTGCAGCTGACAGCGAGTCCATTTGAAGAACAAAACATGTTGAATGTGGCGTACGCCATTGAACAGAGTCTCAACTTGAAAGAGCAGGTGCCAGATGTCTTACGGTGA
- the gatC gene encoding Asp-tRNA(Asn)/Glu-tRNA(Gln) amidotransferase subunit GatC yields the protein MIDIEKVVKLARLTITEDEAKQYSEQIPAILEYFEKISKVNTKGVEPLVTPTPMEQHLREDKVQPGLGAEKALANAPEKSGHLFKVPPVV from the coding sequence ATGATCGATATCGAAAAAGTCGTCAAATTGGCCCGCCTGACGATAACAGAAGATGAGGCCAAGCAATATAGCGAACAGATTCCTGCAATACTTGAGTATTTTGAGAAAATCTCAAAGGTAAACACGAAGGGCGTAGAGCCTTTAGTTACGCCGACCCCAATGGAACAACATTTAAGAGAAGATAAAGTGCAGCCCGGATTGGGAGCAGAAAAAGCGTTGGCGAATGCTCCAGAAAAATCAGGACATCTCTTTAAAGTTCCCCCGGTCGTGTAA
- the ligA gene encoding NAD-dependent DNA ligase LigA, translating into MKNPQARHKKLIDLINEYDYLYYGLDQPIVSDYEYDQLYKELEKLENEHPELITPESPTQRVPGHAQEKFEKGEHRLAMLSLQNSFSPEDILAFDERVKKNLNTASDVQYFCEPKLDGLAVELVYENGLLVNALTRGDGHIGEIILANIKTLKSLPLKLHGSKPPPLFEVRGEVLMFKSDFVRLNEAQEEAGQQYFANPRNAAAGSIRQLDPRVTAQRSLRMFCYAPGSIDGIKVKAQKEFLLLLNKLGLPTVGVTSEKDFAKFKSDAKSNLKKGQMPALGYVCDNAAGAVEYYHFINEVRHQLPFDIDGTVVKVNSFDLQTELGTVARSPRWATAAKFKPEQAETQVEDIIVQVGRTGALTPVAIMTPVKVGGVTVANATLHNQDEIDRKDVRVGDWVVIQRAGDVIPEVVSVNLKKRSKHSEPFVMPNRCPACNHPVVRPEGEAVTRCVNSLCPAVIKETLKHFVSRRAMNIDKLGDKIVEQLNDVGLVKNFSDIYKLRFEQLIDLERMGEKSANNLLESIQASKQTTLARFIFSLGIRHVGEQTARILAGHFGSIDRLAHTSIEELTEVEDVGPVVAGSIYQAFQDADLLKEIQDLCKLGVEFEAPSQTAKQDQTLEGLSIVVTGTLPEDRNQIKDLIIKHGGKSPGSVSKNTHYVLAGENAGSKLDKAQELSVPVIDWETFQDMLKGKPAP; encoded by the coding sequence ATGAAAAATCCTCAAGCCCGCCACAAAAAACTCATCGACCTCATTAACGAGTATGACTACCTCTACTACGGCTTGGACCAACCCATCGTATCCGACTACGAATATGATCAGCTCTACAAAGAATTAGAAAAACTCGAGAATGAACACCCTGAGCTGATCACCCCTGAATCCCCCACCCAGCGAGTTCCTGGTCACGCTCAAGAAAAATTTGAAAAGGGCGAACACCGCCTGGCTATGTTGTCTTTGCAAAATAGCTTCTCGCCAGAAGATATTTTGGCTTTTGATGAACGGGTGAAAAAAAATCTCAACACCGCATCCGATGTGCAATATTTTTGCGAACCCAAGCTCGACGGACTGGCGGTGGAGCTCGTCTACGAAAACGGTCTTCTGGTGAACGCCCTCACTCGAGGTGATGGGCACATTGGCGAAATTATTTTAGCCAACATCAAAACCCTCAAAAGTCTGCCCTTAAAATTGCATGGTTCTAAACCCCCGCCTCTTTTTGAAGTTCGGGGCGAAGTATTGATGTTTAAATCAGATTTTGTTCGCCTGAATGAAGCGCAGGAAGAAGCTGGCCAGCAGTATTTCGCAAACCCAAGGAACGCCGCTGCTGGCAGTATTCGGCAACTGGACCCACGAGTGACGGCACAACGCTCACTTCGTATGTTTTGCTACGCCCCTGGATCGATAGATGGGATCAAGGTTAAAGCGCAAAAAGAGTTTTTATTGCTTTTGAATAAGCTGGGACTGCCGACTGTTGGGGTCACCTCGGAAAAAGATTTTGCCAAATTCAAAAGTGATGCAAAAAGTAATTTAAAAAAAGGACAAATGCCCGCACTTGGCTATGTTTGTGATAATGCCGCTGGTGCGGTGGAATACTATCATTTTATCAATGAAGTGCGCCACCAGCTGCCCTTTGATATTGATGGTACGGTAGTAAAAGTAAATAGCTTTGATCTTCAAACAGAACTCGGAACTGTCGCGAGAAGTCCCCGATGGGCTACAGCTGCTAAATTCAAACCCGAACAAGCAGAAACTCAGGTAGAGGATATCATCGTGCAGGTTGGCCGAACGGGCGCGCTCACGCCGGTGGCCATAATGACTCCCGTGAAAGTGGGCGGTGTCACCGTAGCAAATGCCACCTTACACAACCAAGACGAAATTGATCGCAAAGATGTTCGCGTGGGCGATTGGGTGGTCATACAAAGAGCCGGAGATGTCATACCAGAAGTTGTTAGCGTTAACCTCAAAAAAAGGTCTAAACATAGCGAACCATTTGTGATGCCCAACCGATGTCCCGCATGTAACCACCCTGTTGTTCGCCCTGAGGGAGAGGCGGTCACCAGGTGCGTGAATTCACTTTGTCCTGCAGTAATAAAAGAGACGCTTAAACATTTCGTATCCCGAAGGGCTATGAATATCGATAAGCTTGGAGATAAAATAGTCGAGCAACTCAACGATGTTGGCCTGGTCAAAAATTTCTCTGATATTTATAAACTTCGGTTTGAGCAATTGATTGACCTTGAACGAATGGGCGAAAAATCGGCAAATAATCTTTTAGAAAGCATACAGGCCAGTAAACAAACCACATTGGCACGGTTTATTTTTTCTCTAGGGATCCGGCATGTGGGAGAACAAACCGCTCGAATTTTAGCCGGGCATTTTGGCTCTATAGACCGCCTAGCTCATACAAGCATTGAAGAGCTCACTGAAGTCGAGGATGTGGGTCCTGTCGTTGCCGGATCTATTTATCAGGCTTTTCAAGATGCAGACCTGTTAAAAGAAATTCAGGATCTCTGTAAATTAGGGGTTGAGTTTGAGGCGCCCAGTCAAACGGCAAAGCAAGACCAGACCCTAGAAGGCTTATCAATTGTGGTGACCGGCACCCTTCCTGAAGACCGCAATCAGATTAAAGATTTAATTATTAAACACGGCGGAAAGAGTCCCGGCTCTGTTAGCAAAAACACCCACTATGTTTTGGCAGGAGAAAATGCGGGCTCTAAATTAGATAAGGCACAAGAACTTTCGGTTCCAGTAATCGACTGGGAAACCTTTCAAGACATGCTCAAGGGAAAACCGGCCCCATAA
- a CDS encoding metallophosphoesterase, translated as MGSDFHQAKTTVIVSDLHLCEAEPLHPKYPLWKRYKSREFFFDKEFSQFLDHIQEKSRGESIELILNGDIFDFDSVTSIPENPIFRLTWLERTRGLHPQEEKSKYKIDVILRDHKEWVDALRAFILNGHRAIFIIGNHDLELHFRRVQESFLEHLNLPQDYTSQVRFCEWFYISNGDTLVEHGNQYDPYCMAQDPVHPYLLRFNRIEVRLPFGNLATRYMINSMGFFNPHVESNYIMSAGEYVRFFFRYMLRAQPLIVATWIGSATVILFQSFVDRLRPSLADPLTIEDRIENIAAKANAPPRVARELKELFVAPAASYPTIIARELWLDRAFLIFLVFFIVLEIFLLVNKVFGLSFFWIFIPLFMFLPFFLFYSKNVTSTVQQYKEPKERILSAAALIAKVPRIIYGHTHIVRHEFIGAVEHLNSGTWSPAFLDVECEKRVGQKSFVWISPGAEGEGRVAHLMAFENSDSYMVFNPKPRDSRKNRTLAKV; from the coding sequence ATAGGAAGCGACTTTCATCAGGCGAAGACCACTGTCATAGTCAGTGATTTGCATTTGTGTGAAGCCGAGCCACTGCACCCAAAATATCCATTGTGGAAAAGATATAAAAGCAGAGAGTTTTTCTTCGACAAAGAGTTTTCGCAATTTCTCGATCACATACAGGAAAAATCTAGAGGTGAGTCGATAGAGCTAATACTCAACGGAGATATTTTTGATTTTGATAGCGTCACGTCGATTCCGGAGAACCCGATTTTTAGATTGACGTGGCTAGAGCGAACCCGGGGATTGCATCCACAAGAAGAAAAATCAAAGTATAAAATAGATGTTATATTAAGAGACCACAAAGAATGGGTCGATGCTTTGAGAGCGTTTATTTTAAACGGGCACAGGGCTATTTTTATAATTGGCAACCATGATTTAGAATTGCATTTTCGAAGGGTCCAAGAGTCGTTCTTGGAGCACTTGAATTTGCCACAAGACTATACTTCCCAAGTGCGGTTTTGTGAGTGGTTTTACATTTCAAATGGAGATACGCTTGTTGAGCACGGCAACCAATATGACCCCTATTGCATGGCTCAAGATCCGGTCCATCCGTATTTATTGAGGTTTAATCGAATTGAAGTTCGCCTGCCGTTCGGGAATCTTGCCACTCGATACATGATTAACTCTATGGGTTTTTTTAATCCCCACGTGGAAAGCAACTACATCATGTCAGCCGGTGAGTATGTGAGGTTCTTTTTTAGATATATGTTGAGAGCCCAGCCGCTGATTGTAGCCACGTGGATAGGAAGTGCTACAGTGATATTGTTTCAATCCTTCGTTGATCGACTTCGACCTTCACTGGCCGATCCATTGACCATTGAAGATCGAATCGAAAATATTGCAGCCAAAGCAAATGCTCCGCCAAGGGTGGCAAGAGAACTTAAAGAATTATTTGTGGCTCCAGCGGCAAGTTATCCCACGATTATTGCTCGTGAGCTATGGTTAGATCGGGCCTTCCTCATATTTCTAGTGTTTTTTATTGTTCTTGAAATCTTCTTGCTGGTGAACAAGGTGTTTGGTTTGTCATTTTTTTGGATTTTTATCCCTCTATTTATGTTTTTGCCGTTTTTTTTGTTTTATTCAAAAAATGTGACATCCACGGTGCAACAATACAAAGAACCGAAAGAGAGAATCCTGAGCGCAGCGGCGCTCATCGCAAAAGTTCCCCGAATAATTTATGGTCACACTCATATAGTGAGGCACGAGTTTATTGGCGCCGTGGAGCATTTGAACAGCGGTACTTGGTCTCCTGCTTTTTTGGATGTGGAGTGTGAAAAGCGTGTGGGCCAAAAATCCTTTGTATGGATATCGCCCGGAGCCGAAGGGGAGGGAAGGGTGGCCCATCTTATGGCGTTTGAGAACAGTGATTCCTATATGGTTTTTAATCCTAAACCTCGGGATAGCCGAAAAAATCGGACGCTCGCTAAGGTTTAA